Proteins encoded within one genomic window of Cellulomonas flavigena DSM 20109:
- a CDS encoding sensor histidine kinase produces the protein MGAARDATQPAVRREDVVADRLTLLRGTGIIALGYALGASLQSAWIYSALVPEWAQVDLWRRLAANGIAVAGLVVALGLLGAHRAAGRVLAARVLTAALFMATLRTAVQVGLGVHPPDDTDSLVAEFVTGTIIAALSAATGVWALVSRRRMRAATRAAERQAVSVELAVRALEVEEIRVRRQVAEGLHGTVQQRLLLVDARLAGVQEQVGDLAPQVAHDLAWAREELALSREQDVRQMSRLLYPERLEMGLVPAVRALLGRLPAAIATRLRVGEALREVDDPSATGLTVADRLLAVRVVEEAVSNALKHGPPGLVEVHLDLEGDVLRVVVLNDGDPYEPPAVPDPASGTARLGERLRLVGGELRVEARAPTGARVEAVLPLGVQADEA, from the coding sequence ATGGGTGCCGCGCGCGACGCGACGCAGCCGGCGGTGCGCCGGGAGGACGTCGTCGCCGACCGGCTCACGCTCCTGCGGGGGACGGGGATCATCGCGCTGGGCTACGCGCTGGGCGCGTCGTTGCAGAGCGCGTGGATCTACTCCGCGCTCGTGCCGGAGTGGGCGCAGGTCGACCTGTGGCGCCGACTGGCGGCCAACGGGATCGCCGTGGCCGGGCTCGTGGTGGCGCTCGGGCTGCTGGGTGCGCACCGGGCGGCGGGGCGGGTGCTGGCGGCGCGCGTGCTGACGGCCGCGCTCTTCATGGCGACCCTGCGCACGGCGGTGCAGGTCGGCCTGGGGGTGCATCCGCCGGACGACACCGACTCCCTGGTCGCGGAGTTCGTCACGGGCACGATCATCGCGGCGCTGTCCGCGGCGACGGGGGTGTGGGCGCTGGTGTCGCGCCGGCGCATGCGGGCCGCGACGCGCGCGGCGGAGCGCCAGGCCGTGAGCGTCGAGCTCGCGGTGCGGGCGCTCGAGGTCGAGGAGATCCGGGTGCGCCGGCAGGTCGCCGAGGGGCTGCACGGCACGGTGCAGCAGCGGCTGCTGCTGGTCGACGCGCGGCTGGCGGGCGTGCAGGAGCAGGTCGGTGACCTCGCGCCGCAGGTCGCGCACGACCTGGCGTGGGCCCGCGAGGAGCTGGCCCTGTCGCGCGAGCAGGACGTGCGGCAGATGAGCCGGCTGCTCTACCCGGAACGCCTCGAGATGGGCCTGGTCCCGGCGGTGCGGGCGCTGCTCGGCCGGCTGCCGGCGGCGATCGCCACGCGTCTGCGGGTGGGTGAGGCGCTGCGGGAGGTCGACGACCCGTCGGCCACCGGTCTCACCGTCGCCGACCGGCTGCTGGCGGTGCGCGTGGTCGAGGAGGCGGTCTCGAACGCGCTCAAGCACGGCCCGCCCGGGCTGGTCGAGGTGCACCTGGACCTGGAGGGCGACGTGCTGCGGGTCGTCGTGCTCAACGACGGCGACCCCTACGAGCCGCCCGCGGTGCCCGACCCGGCGTCGGGCACGGCGCGTCTGGGCGAACGGCTGCGCCTGGTCGGCGGCGAGCTGCGGGTCGAGGCGCGCGCGCCGACGGGCGCCCGCGTCGAGGCGGTGCTCCCGCTCGGGGTGCAGGCGGACGAGGCGTGA
- a CDS encoding serine/threonine-protein kinase has protein sequence MERNGLTPGSQIGGYTIVAPLGSGGMGTVYRAVDDGGDAVALKLLHPHVASDTAVRARLMREVAALQRLRHRSVAAVLDAEADSTEAFLVTELVAGDTLTDRVRENGPLDADELLALAEGLRSALAAVHAAGVVHRDLKPSNVLLTDDGPVLIDFGLAQGVDDDANLTTAGFVLGTPGYLAPELLDGGEPGPGTDLWGWAALLAFAATGRDPFGSRPVEAVLARARAGDVDLDGVGPVTRAAVAGALRPDPADRADPVEVVAALRTVAEQGEQPPGTVPTLALGAGAAAAAAGATGNGKGKGKKAKARARSAGGAAEGGGAAAVGAAAVVVGAATAAGAAAAGGPPRAGGADGGPAGDDDRSEPEGLDDRTGPDGSDDLGAPEGRDDDADPADEAAADPADEAAADPADEPAADPAADPAADPAEEAAAADHESGPVEDADGTDLDDDAEPTAGEPVVVEDTDGAEAARDDADGALDDVDLDGHGDADLDGDRDGDPDDERDGDGDPDGERDGDGDPDGERDGDGDPDGERDGDGDPDGERDGDGDGDPDRDPDRDGGLDDGDRDVVATELVEQRVPTQDELGTVALATSGTAVGGAAAAAAAATVAAPEAPVNDGRTVAVPVREPEAPASVAPGRQEDARRGAGAELEPYDDADEADDPDDDPDALDPLGWAEGDPEQPEELEELEGEEWWYERPPARRRWGSLLALALVVVLAGMLRPVLTVAVVLVLVVVVRTVGATVEAMHGRRERRGVRRSDRVLAVLSTPWYLLRSVLGVLPSLLVGGAVLLITVGFGWWQMDSGRWEVAGSPLGQEPQGSTAALLAGGLVALAVTFLWWGPLSRMTRTGARRTLAAVAPGPVGALVLVVVALVAAVVLLNQVLDVPPIDFWPAPTPTLPRP, from the coding sequence ATGGAGCGCAACGGTCTGACGCCGGGGTCACAGATCGGCGGGTACACGATCGTCGCCCCGCTGGGCTCGGGCGGCATGGGCACCGTGTACCGCGCGGTCGACGACGGCGGGGACGCGGTCGCCCTCAAGCTGCTCCACCCGCACGTCGCCTCGGACACCGCCGTCCGCGCGCGTCTGATGCGCGAGGTCGCCGCGCTGCAGCGGCTGCGGCACCGCTCGGTCGCGGCCGTGCTCGACGCCGAGGCGGACTCGACCGAGGCGTTCCTCGTGACCGAGCTCGTCGCGGGGGACACCCTCACCGACCGGGTGCGCGAGAACGGTCCGCTCGACGCCGACGAGCTCCTCGCACTCGCGGAAGGACTGCGCTCGGCGCTCGCCGCCGTGCACGCCGCGGGGGTCGTGCACCGCGACCTCAAGCCGTCGAACGTGCTGCTGACCGACGACGGGCCCGTCCTCATCGACTTCGGCCTCGCGCAGGGCGTCGACGACGACGCGAACCTCACGACCGCGGGCTTCGTGCTGGGCACGCCGGGCTACCTCGCACCCGAGCTGCTCGACGGCGGCGAGCCGGGACCAGGCACCGACCTGTGGGGCTGGGCAGCGCTGCTCGCGTTCGCTGCGACCGGCCGTGACCCCTTCGGCAGCCGGCCGGTGGAGGCGGTCCTGGCGCGGGCGCGGGCCGGCGACGTCGACCTCGACGGCGTCGGTCCGGTGACGCGCGCCGCGGTCGCGGGCGCGCTGCGTCCCGACCCGGCCGACCGCGCGGACCCCGTGGAGGTCGTCGCGGCGCTGCGGACGGTCGCGGAGCAGGGCGAGCAGCCGCCGGGAACGGTGCCGACGTTGGCGCTCGGCGCCGGTGCGGCCGCGGCGGCGGCGGGCGCGACAGGGAACGGCAAGGGCAAGGGGAAGAAGGCGAAGGCGAGGGCGAGGTCCGCCGGCGGCGCGGCCGAGGGTGGCGGCGCGGCCGCCGTCGGCGCTGCGGCAGTGGTCGTCGGTGCTGCGACCGCTGCGGGCGCCGCAGCGGCCGGCGGCCCCCCGCGCGCGGGTGGTGCCGACGGCGGACCGGCGGGTGACGACGACCGGAGCGAGCCGGAGGGCCTCGACGACCGGACCGGTCCGGACGGTTCCGACGACCTGGGTGCCCCGGAGGGGCGCGACGACGACGCCGACCCGGCCGACGAGGCGGCGGCCGACCCCGCCGACGAGGCGGCGGCCGACCCCGCCGATGAGCCGGCGGCCGACCCCGCGGCCGACCCCGCGGCCGACCCCGCGGAGGAGGCTGCGGCGGCCGACCACGAGAGCGGTCCGGTCGAGGATGCGGACGGCACCGACCTCGACGACGACGCCGAGCCCACCGCGGGCGAGCCGGTGGTCGTCGAGGACACCGACGGCGCCGAGGCCGCGCGCGACGACGCGGACGGGGCGCTGGACGACGTGGACCTCGACGGCCACGGTGACGCGGACCTCGACGGCGACCGCGACGGCGATCCCGACGACGAGCGCGACGGCGACGGTGACCCCGACGGCGAGCGCGACGGCGACGGTGACCCCGACGGCGAGCGCGACGGCGACGGTGACCCCGACGGCGAGCGCGACGGCGACGGTGACCCCGACGGCGAGCGCGACGGCGACGGTGACGGTGACCCCGACCGCGACCCCGACCGCGACGGCGGTCTCGACGACGGCGACCGCGACGTGGTCGCGACCGAGCTCGTCGAGCAGCGCGTGCCCACGCAGGACGAGCTCGGGACGGTCGCGCTGGCGACGTCGGGGACGGCCGTCGGCGGTGCCGCCGCGGCTGCTGCTGCGGCGACGGTCGCGGCGCCCGAGGCGCCGGTCAACGACGGTCGCACCGTCGCCGTGCCGGTCCGCGAGCCGGAGGCGCCCGCCTCCGTCGCGCCGGGACGGCAGGAGGACGCCCGGCGCGGGGCGGGCGCCGAGCTCGAGCCGTACGACGACGCGGACGAGGCCGACGACCCCGACGACGACCCCGACGCCCTCGACCCCCTCGGGTGGGCCGAGGGCGACCCCGAGCAGCCCGAGGAGCTCGAGGAGCTTGAGGGCGAGGAGTGGTGGTACGAGCGACCGCCGGCACGCCGGCGCTGGGGCTCGCTGCTCGCGCTCGCGCTCGTCGTGGTCCTCGCCGGCATGCTGCGCCCGGTCCTCACCGTCGCCGTCGTGCTGGTGCTGGTCGTCGTGGTGCGGACCGTGGGCGCGACGGTCGAGGCGATGCACGGACGCCGGGAGCGGCGCGGCGTGCGGCGCTCCGACCGGGTGCTCGCGGTGCTCTCGACGCCCTGGTACCTCCTGCGCTCGGTGCTGGGCGTCCTGCCGTCGCTGCTGGTCGGCGGAGCCGTGCTGCTCATCACCGTCGGCTTCGGCTGGTGGCAGATGGACTCGGGCCGCTGGGAGGTGGCCGGGTCCCCCCTGGGCCAGGAGCCGCAGGGCAGCACGGCGGCGTTGCTGGCCGGCGGGCTCGTCGCGCTCGCGGTGACCTTCCTGTGGTGGGGCCCGCTGTCGCGCATGACGCGCACGGGTGCCCGCCGCACGCTCGCGGCGGTCGCGCCCGGTCCCGTCGGTGCGCTCGTGCTCGTGGTGGTCGCGCTCGTCGCGGCGGTGGTGCTGCTGAACCAGGTGCTCGACGTGCCTCCGATCGACTTCTGGCCTGCCCCGACGCCGACGCTCCCGCGGCCCTGA
- a CDS encoding SGNH/GDSL hydrolase family protein, which yields MTDTADTAEPSAAPRWTRYVACGDSFSEGLWDAPDGQDAPLRGWADQLASHLSRRRTAAGREPLEYANLAVRGRLMRPILTEQVPAALELGPDLVSIIGGGNDILRPSVDVERVAADLERVVAHVRSQGVDVLMGTGFDTHDSPLVRATRPRVGIFTAHVWSIARRHGAYVLDMWGMRSLHDWRMWADDRIHLTTPGHTRVAQAALVALGLPPDRADWDDPLAPLPPVPRLERARADARWLREHAYPWATRRLRGRSSGDLLAAKRPQPTPVD from the coding sequence ATGACGGACACCGCCGACACCGCCGAGCCCTCCGCCGCCCCCCGCTGGACCCGCTACGTCGCGTGCGGCGACTCGTTCTCCGAGGGCCTGTGGGACGCCCCCGACGGGCAGGACGCGCCGCTGCGCGGCTGGGCCGACCAGCTCGCGTCGCACCTGTCCCGGCGGCGCACGGCCGCCGGGCGCGAGCCGCTGGAGTACGCGAACCTCGCGGTCCGCGGGCGGCTCATGCGCCCGATCCTCACCGAGCAGGTCCCCGCGGCGCTCGAGCTCGGACCGGACCTCGTGAGCATCATCGGTGGGGGGAACGACATCCTGCGTCCGTCGGTCGACGTCGAGCGCGTCGCGGCCGATCTGGAGCGGGTCGTCGCGCACGTGCGCAGCCAGGGGGTCGACGTCCTCATGGGCACGGGGTTCGACACCCACGACAGCCCGCTCGTGCGCGCCACGCGACCGCGCGTGGGCATCTTCACCGCGCACGTCTGGTCGATCGCGCGCCGCCACGGCGCGTACGTGCTCGACATGTGGGGCATGCGCAGCCTGCACGACTGGCGCATGTGGGCCGACGACCGGATCCACCTGACCACCCCGGGGCACACGCGCGTCGCGCAGGCGGCGCTCGTCGCGCTCGGCCTGCCGCCCGACCGCGCCGACTGGGACGACCCCCTCGCGCCGCTGCCGCCGGTGCCGCGGCTCGAGCGCGCCCGCGCGGACGCCCGGTGGCTGCGCGAGCACGCGTACCCGTGGGCCACGCGGCGGCTGCGGGGGCGCTCGTCCGGTGACCTGCTCGCGGCGAAGCGGCCGCAGCCCACGCCCGTCGACTGA
- a CDS encoding DUF3263 domain-containing protein, producing the protein MDGNAGAVTRTVADDLRDDERGADGLSERDRQVLAFERQWWKYAGAKEQAVRELFDMSATRYYQLLNALIDDPAALAHDPMLVKRLRRMRSSRQRARTARRLGAEA; encoded by the coding sequence ATGGACGGCAACGCCGGCGCGGTGACCCGGACGGTCGCGGACGACCTGCGCGACGACGAGCGCGGGGCCGACGGCCTCAGCGAGCGGGACCGGCAGGTCCTGGCGTTCGAGCGGCAGTGGTGGAAGTACGCCGGTGCCAAGGAGCAGGCCGTGCGTGAGCTGTTCGACATGTCGGCCACGCGGTACTACCAGCTCCTCAACGCGCTCATCGACGACCCGGCGGCGCTCGCGCACGACCCGATGCTCGTCAAGAGGCTGCGCCGCATGCGTTCGTCGCGGCAGCGCGCCCGCACGGCCCGTCGCCTCGGGGCCGAGGCCTGA
- a CDS encoding uracil-DNA glycosylase: MIAPLEDLVAPDWARALAPAEPSLRAAGAFLRAEVAAGRAYLPAADRILHAFQRPLADVRVLVVGQDPYPTPGHPMGLSFSVQPDVRPVPRSLDNVFRELVADVGVPRPTCGDLTPWADQGVMLLNRVLTVRPGASGSHRGQGWEAVTDRAIAALVERGGPLVAVLWGRDAQSLRPALGDVPVVASPHPSPLSASRGFFGSRPFSRVDALLREQGAGPVDWRLP; the protein is encoded by the coding sequence GTGATCGCCCCCCTCGAGGACCTGGTCGCGCCCGACTGGGCCCGTGCGCTGGCACCTGCCGAGCCGTCCCTGCGCGCCGCCGGGGCGTTCCTGCGCGCCGAGGTGGCCGCGGGCCGCGCGTACCTTCCTGCGGCCGACCGGATCCTCCACGCGTTCCAGCGGCCGCTCGCGGACGTCCGCGTGCTCGTCGTCGGCCAGGACCCGTACCCCACCCCGGGGCACCCCATGGGCCTGTCCTTCTCGGTCCAGCCGGACGTGCGCCCGGTGCCGCGCTCGCTGGACAACGTCTTCCGCGAGCTCGTCGCGGACGTCGGCGTCCCGCGCCCCACCTGCGGGGACCTCACACCGTGGGCCGACCAGGGCGTCATGCTGCTCAACCGCGTCCTCACGGTGCGGCCGGGCGCGTCCGGGTCGCACCGCGGCCAGGGCTGGGAGGCCGTCACCGACCGCGCGATCGCCGCCCTCGTCGAGCGCGGGGGACCGCTGGTGGCCGTGCTGTGGGGGCGCGACGCGCAGTCGCTGCGCCCCGCGCTCGGCGACGTACCCGTCGTCGCGAGCCCCCACCCCAGCCCGCTCTCCGCGTCACGGGGGTTCTTCGGCTCCCGGCCCTTCTCGCGCGTCGACGCGCTGCTGCGCGAGCAGGGCGCCGGCCCGGTCGACTGGCGCCTACCGTAG
- a CDS encoding DsbA family protein → MPTNEPRPTKSQRRDEARLKAIAMRQEQERKAKRTRMIAIGGLIAAVVVLGGVVFAIVRQGQANAEAYGDVVFAAGTENSLVPPFDELDAPDVADDEGGIPVSAGGVGVAGEDDVVVEVYYDFMCPWCGRFDAANSGELDRLAAEEGVTVVYKNIAFLDGNSQGTFYSTRTANAAAVVAAEAPEQYTAFVTALFANQPEEGTAGLKDRRIAEIATEVGVPQEVADSFTATVDGTYEVAVSEDEKETREGTWRTYAPFVAATTAQAGQDLGGLSTPTVLIDGEKWGGEGQDLYSTGPLTQAILDAVAAKGAAG, encoded by the coding sequence ATGCCCACGAACGAACCCCGTCCCACCAAGTCGCAGCGCCGCGACGAGGCACGCCTCAAGGCGATCGCCATGCGTCAGGAGCAGGAGCGCAAGGCGAAGCGCACCCGGATGATCGCCATCGGCGGCCTGATCGCCGCCGTCGTCGTGCTCGGCGGCGTCGTCTTCGCGATCGTCCGCCAGGGCCAGGCCAACGCCGAGGCGTACGGCGACGTCGTGTTCGCCGCCGGCACCGAGAACAGCCTCGTGCCGCCGTTCGACGAGCTCGACGCCCCCGACGTCGCGGACGACGAGGGCGGCATCCCCGTCAGTGCGGGCGGCGTCGGCGTCGCCGGCGAGGACGACGTCGTCGTCGAGGTCTACTACGACTTCATGTGCCCGTGGTGCGGCCGGTTCGACGCCGCCAACTCCGGCGAGCTCGACAGGCTCGCCGCCGAGGAGGGCGTGACCGTGGTGTACAAGAACATCGCGTTCCTCGACGGCAACTCCCAGGGCACGTTCTACTCGACGCGCACCGCCAACGCGGCCGCCGTCGTCGCTGCCGAGGCGCCCGAGCAGTACACCGCCTTCGTCACCGCGCTGTTCGCGAACCAGCCGGAGGAGGGCACGGCCGGTCTGAAGGACAGGCGCATCGCGGAGATCGCGACCGAGGTCGGCGTGCCGCAGGAGGTCGCCGACTCCTTCACCGCGACCGTGGACGGCACCTACGAGGTCGCCGTGTCCGAGGACGAGAAGGAGACCCGCGAGGGCACGTGGCGCACGTACGCGCCGTTCGTGGCCGCGACCACGGCGCAGGCAGGTCAGGACCTCGGTGGCCTGAGCACGCCGACCGTCCTCATCGACGGCGAGAAGTGGGGCGGCGAGGGCCAGGACCTGTACTCGACCGGTCCGCTGACCCAGGCCATCCTCGACGCGGTCGCCGCGAAGGGCGCCGCGGGCTGA
- a CDS encoding response regulator, with the protein MTPTAARPLRVALVEDQPLFRSMLERTIADAPGLEVVVTVGSVTEAREALRPGVADVVVLDIDLPDGNGIALGVTLRRAQPDIGVLLLSAHDAMDLLLDLPRDVAHGWCYLSKTSGTSESTLLHAVRSAAAGETVLDRTLLDRVTPRAGSAVARLTHRQYEVLRLLAQGLSNAGIAERLDITEKSVQNHVYAIYATLGIDAEPARNPRVSAALRLLEETGPAL; encoded by the coding sequence ATGACCCCCACCGCCGCACGCCCGTTGCGCGTCGCACTCGTCGAGGACCAGCCGCTGTTCCGCTCCATGCTGGAGCGGACCATCGCCGACGCCCCGGGCCTGGAGGTCGTGGTCACCGTCGGCAGCGTCACCGAGGCCCGCGAGGCGCTGCGGCCGGGCGTCGCCGACGTCGTCGTGCTCGACATCGACCTGCCCGACGGCAACGGCATCGCACTGGGCGTCACGCTGCGCCGGGCGCAGCCGGACATCGGCGTCCTGCTGCTGTCCGCGCACGACGCGATGGACCTGCTCCTCGACCTGCCCCGCGACGTCGCGCACGGCTGGTGCTACCTGTCGAAGACCAGCGGGACGAGCGAGTCGACCCTCCTGCACGCCGTGCGCTCCGCCGCGGCCGGCGAGACGGTGCTCGACCGCACGCTGCTGGACCGGGTCACCCCCCGCGCCGGCTCGGCGGTCGCGCGCCTGACGCACCGGCAGTACGAGGTGCTGCGGCTGCTCGCGCAGGGCCTGTCCAACGCGGGCATCGCGGAGCGCCTCGACATCACCGAGAAGTCGGTGCAGAACCACGTCTACGCCATCTACGCGACGCTCGGCATCGACGCCGAGCCGGCCCGCAACCCGCGCGTCAGCGCGGCGCTGCGGCTGCTGGAGGAGACGGGGCCGGCCCTGTGA
- a CDS encoding deoxyribonuclease IV: protein MVLIGAHVRGDEPLVEAARVGAQAVQVFLADPQGWKKPVRRPDADDLVASGLGIYAHAPYLVNVASTNNRIRIPSRNMIAQHTAAAADLGARGLVVHGGHVGDGDDVAVGIDNWRKTFERATFPVRVLVENTAGGENACARTLDRWAMLWDAIGGYDVGVCLDTCHAWAAGEDLETIVERLTAVTGRIDLVHANSSRDPHGSSRDRHAGFADGTIPRELLAHVVRQAGCDVVVETPSETQADDIAYLREALGA from the coding sequence GTGGTGCTGATCGGTGCGCACGTGCGGGGCGACGAGCCCCTGGTCGAGGCCGCCCGCGTGGGCGCGCAGGCCGTCCAGGTGTTCCTCGCGGACCCGCAGGGCTGGAAGAAGCCGGTGCGCCGCCCCGACGCCGACGACCTCGTCGCGTCGGGCCTGGGGATCTACGCGCACGCGCCGTACCTCGTGAACGTCGCGTCCACCAACAACCGCATCCGCATCCCGAGCCGCAACATGATCGCGCAGCACACCGCGGCGGCCGCGGACCTCGGCGCGCGGGGCCTGGTGGTGCACGGCGGGCACGTCGGTGACGGCGACGACGTCGCGGTCGGCATCGACAACTGGCGCAAGACGTTCGAGCGCGCGACGTTCCCGGTGCGCGTCCTGGTGGAGAACACCGCGGGCGGGGAGAACGCGTGCGCCCGCACGCTGGACCGCTGGGCGATGCTGTGGGACGCGATCGGGGGGTACGACGTCGGCGTGTGCCTCGACACGTGCCACGCGTGGGCCGCCGGTGAGGACCTCGAGACGATCGTCGAGCGCCTGACCGCCGTCACCGGGCGCATCGACCTCGTCCACGCCAACTCCTCGCGGGACCCGCACGGGTCGAGCCGCGACCGGCACGCGGGCTTCGCCGACGGCACGATCCCGCGCGAGCTGCTCGCGCACGTCGTGCGCCAGGCCGGGTGCGACGTGGTCGTCGAGACACCGTCCGAGACGCAGGCCGACGACATCGCGTACCTGCGCGAGGCCCTGGGCGCCTGA